A DNA window from Branchiostoma lanceolatum isolate klBraLanc5 chromosome 17, klBraLanc5.hap2, whole genome shotgun sequence contains the following coding sequences:
- the LOC136422983 gene encoding uncharacterized protein: protein MRDFGPARRMLTLLLDGVDRFRWSEEMEKKLEGMKEEFFSENAEEDGEMTESKDALVKLCDWLRSVGQNPRELKHLGRCQVRKSLGRNGIFKGVRGLNLQEDISSYLLIKS, encoded by the exons ATGCGTGACTTCGGTCCAGCACGGAGGATGCTGACGCTGCTCCTGGACGGCGTGGACCGCTTCAGGTGGAGTGAGGAGATGGAGAAGAAGCTGGAGGGGATGAAG GAGGAGTTCTTCAGCGAGAACGCAGAGGAAGATGGAGAGATGACCGAGAGTAAGGACGCCCTGGTGAAGCTCTGTGATTGGCTGAGGTCGGTGGGGCAGAACCCACGCGAGCTGAAGCACCTTGGGAGGTGTCAAGTCAGGAAGAGCTTGGGAAGGAACGGCATCTTCAAAGGAGTACGGGGCCTTAACCTCCAGGAGGACATCAGCAGCTACTTACTGATCAAGTCTTGA